The DNA segment GGTGCAGTGCAGGAGGGTTTTTAACCCGGGTGTTGAAAATTTCTGATAAAAGTTCTGAACCTCCAGGACATGACTAATGTTTCCATCACTGCAAAACACTGGGAGATTAtttattgttgttttttattaattattagaGGCTTGAGCATCTGTCTCGGCTGCGGTAGGTGGTTGACTTTAAACCCACCGCAGGCCCTCCACGAGTAAAAATGGGTAgaagcgtcccccggcctggcgcctgTCTTCCTCAGGGGTGTGCACTCGGAAGAGGCTCCACAACCACACTGCGTTCTTATGGGGGGCAAAACTATTTTTGAACAccatcagcctgcaaaggtggttcgtgattCAGTTGAGAGGTTCAATAGAGTTTCATCGAGTTCGATGAAGTTCAAATAAGTTCGCTCTACAAgagttcagcagatgagaatGAGTACAAGCGTCCTCCGGACGGCACCCAGCTTTCTTAAATGGTGTgtgcttgggagaagctccgtaaaccctgCTTCGCCCCTTGCAGGCCAAGCCCAATTTCGTATGGCCAACATGGTCAATATGCGAGCAAAGCCTCGGATGTGCTGTTACTGGGCACGCACATGCCTTAGCACAATGGCCTGTCCTCCTCCGTGAGAACAAAGCAGCCCTTCCACACATGCAGAGAAGGCGGCGACTGCAATGTCAGTGGTCTAACTCCCTCAGCGCCACGATGTCTCTGCGACCACATCTCGCGATGTCGTCGCGAGATACGCACACCATTGCTGCAGTTCTTTTGGTAGAACGCACAACTCTCGCCGAACCTTGATCCGCTGGcacacagcagcatcagcagcagtcaGATTGTTGCGGCATAAATAAATTGAGCTAATTTTGGTGATTTTTGAATGTCTAATGATGATGAAACTTTGTGCAAATGTGTTGGCGCATGCagtacagtgaaacctcgttatagcaAACATGTAGAAAATTGTATTTAGTTTGATATAGCCAAAAGTCATTATATAAAATTTTGACAGAAACGCACACAATACTGGCGAAATTTAGTCAGTGAAGGGACAGCAATTAAGGCGGTCCTTATTAGAGTAATGGAGAGACTTCTCCCAGGTTTCAGCAACATTTCGAAGGCGCTCGCAGCTATTCCAAAGGCAGCAAAAAAATCAAGCACATTAGGTTGGCTTTCCTGCAGAGCACCACAAGTGCAGGTTAAGTGCCAGTTACGGTGGCTTCCCAGCGTAGATGAGCGTAGGATTGTTACTGCAAGCTTACAACCACCTGTACTGCTACTTCCAGTTCGCTATCAGTGGATATCAGAGGTGTGAACCATGCTGACTGCCAGCCTACAATCCTGCATGTCACTGTTGCCGagtgtgtgataaaagtgcaaacCTTGGCGCGAACGCTTGCTTCATcacctccgcggtggctcagtggttatggcgttcggctgctgacccggaagatgcgagtttgatcccggccgctgcagtcggatttcgatggagacgaaattccagaggcctgtgtactgtgcgatgtcagtgcacggtaaagaacccaggtggtcgaaatttccggagcccttcactgaggcgtccctcatagcccgagtcgctttgggacctaaaaccccataaaaccataaaccataaaccaccaTTCACTTGTGTAGTGCGGCAAACCCTGCCACCTGGGCAGTTTGATAGTCAAACCCGGATATATGGAATTCTAAGGGGATCAGAAAATAGTTCGATACAGCGGAAATTCGATGTACAGATAGAGGCTTACCGATTGCAAGTCATGAACTGCAAAGTCCGGGCACGCAGtgtgaaagcactttatttgaCGGAAAAAAAATGGCTAGTTTTCGACTGCTTTTTGCTGTCATTAATGAAGTTTCAAACGCTAGTCTCGATCTTCTCGAGGCTGTCCAGGTGTGACAGCCTGGTACCTTCCATCTCACTGCAACAATGCCGAATGAGACTGAACACTGATGCCAGTTCAGCGGCTGTGCACAGGCGCATATCTTCTGGGACACAGTTGTCCTTGTCGTCGCTGGAATCGCCTTCTTGGGCGCCAGCTATTCCggccacaatgtcctcatcagcgaggtcAGCTACAGGCTGAACTTCGCTGTCAGCGTTGATGAAGTCCTCAACGGTAAGTTCCGACGGGACGACGCCGTGAAAATGGGACAAGTCGTGAAATGCGCCCTCCAAgcattcatcgtcatcatccaaAGCTCCAGGGCATTCATCTCCGGCCACTTGAAGGCCTGCCTTGCCGAAACAGTTGGCTACCATGGCCTGTTTTACGTCATTCCAAGTGCCGGTAATCATCTGGATGGCACCGAGCAGGTCATCTtgagatcacttcccatgcggagGTTTATAAGGAGCCGCTGAACAAGTTGCCTTCTGTAGCCTAACTTGAAAGTCTTTATGAtaccctggtccatgggctgcagtCTCTCTGGTTTTCGGCGGCAGAAACTTGAGTTAAATTTTCTGCAGCTTGCAAGTCGTTTGATGAACCGAGCAGTTGCCTAACAGAAGGCATACTTGGCGGCTCGACCTGCCCAACTCGgcgtcccaagcctgcagccattcaGCGAAAAGTTGGCATGTCATCCAGGCCTTTCTATTACAGCCGTAGCGAACGGAAACCTGCTTGCAattcttgaagcagcgcggtcaCGTGCTCTTTCTGATAACAAATGGACGCTGCTTGCACGAGCCATCTTTGTTTGCTGCAAGCAGAACCGTcacacgcactttgctcattttCCCGCCGTGACATGAGGTCTCACGAAGATCGAGCGTCTTATTCGGCAGCATTTTCTAAAAGAGACCTGTTCCGTCTGCACTGAAGACTTCGGCAGGCGAAAACTTCGCAGCGATCTTCGGCCGCTCCTctgaaagccactgctgcatctcctggctgctgacagccccactttCACCTGAAATGGCTTTTCCCACAATGCTGTGGCAGTTTTAAACCACTGCAGCAACCCAGTGCCACTGCAAAAGTTCTCTTGGCCAAGAGCCgtggcaaaccatttggccttctcTATCCACAGGAATGTTTTTCACTGACTTCGAGAAGCCATGCACACAGCACCTTTTCAACTTTATCAAAAGCAGCAGGGCGCACACATGCTCCCGAGTGACTTTGCTCACCTGCTTTGAGCTTGATGTCCTGCTTCTGTTTTAACAGCATACTTAGAGTGCTCCGCGGAATGCCGAATGCGTGTGCCACTTTTTGCCATTCTCAACGCGCTGGATCACTCAAGCTTTGTTGCAAAGTCCACATTCTTTCTCTTCTTTATGTTCGTAGATGCCATAGGTCACTAGGTGACAGCAGTTACGCACGCTACAATTGGCGCGTTGAAACAATGacaagcacaagaaaaatgcaacaGGTCCCGCATTAGCCGATGGAGTCGGCTGGCGTCGGCCGAGGAGGCACAAAGGGAatgagggagagagggagagaaaactCAGCGGAAATGCGCCGTTGGTGCTAGTTGTGCCAGTCACGGGGCGCTGCGGGCGCAACCACCGCCTGGCTcgtggcctccgagatcggctcTGGCGGCGCGCACTCTCTATAGCGAAGGCCACGCCTGGCTCTTTCGAATTCTCTCGTCTCCCTCACCAGTGAGGAGGCGTTGCCCTCACTTACGACCGGTTTCCTCTCTTTCCTGGAGGTGGCATGGCTTGCAAACGTCGCCACTTGCATCTGTGCCGCGCGTTGTGCGACCGGAGATGCGAGTGTCTTTGGGGAAAGCGCACCTCCCAGGGGCCCAGCGCGGCGGTCGAAATATCGAACAGCCCATGAAACTGGAGTTCGATATACTACGCAACTGTCCTACACTTTTGcatagtattttcaaggggataatctttgtgttcgatatagccaataattcgaaatatgcattttcgatatatccgggtttgactATATATCCATTTCATGGCCAACCGTGTTCGATATATAAAGCAGAAATTGCATCTGCTTGTCAAAAATATTTACGTAGAGTTCGATatagccattaattcaaatatcCATGTTCGTTGTAGCAAGGTTTGACTGTATACCAAAAGAAAATTTCAAAATTGCTTCATCATCATCTGCAGCAATAGACCATAGAAATTTTGGGTTGCTTTGTTGTTAGGGTTAGCATTTGCATGAATTTATCTTTCAGCATGTCTCTTATTCCTCTGACAGCTGACACTAGGGCCTTGCTTTAAGTACCCGCATTTACTCATGTAGTTAACCCACtcacataatgaacccaccccccaCTTCTGTCTTTGAGAATTTACTATTCGCTTTACTTAGTGCACTCCTCAGTTTTGCACCATCCGCTGTGCAGGCCTTGGCAGTGCACCACGATGCTGCGTGTCATGTCGATAACAAACAGCATGTTTATCTTTTTATGAGAGTTCGTGCAAGGGTGGCGTGCTCAGCGAACTTAGCAGGGCACCAATTAAGACTCTGTCCTGGCAGTGGTGGCTTGCTCGATGCGCTGTTGTGCACCCAGCTGCGCCATTGTAGCCAGTGAGGGCTCTAGCATCGGAGAGCAGCCGAACGGTTTAATCCAGAATGCTATAAAATATCCTCTACACTTAAATAGGACCTTCAGACCTCCACGTGATTTGGTGAGCTTGGATCTGGAGTGAAAATGCTTAACCCCTCTTGCACCACAGCTAATGCTTAAACATTCGCATTACACACCCGTCACCTAATGTCCTGGGTGTTTTTTTAAACTTGCATAAAAAACTCCTCCTGATCTTCGGAGCATGTTCACTTTATTTCGCCGCGCAGTCGGCTATCACAAGATCATCTGATCGCACCGTGGTACAGCAAACGCCTTTTGGAGCGAACGATACTAAACACCAGTGAGACAAACGTGGCGGACTGCGTGCTTTTGTTGATTAGTATAGACGGGCTGGTGGGCAGGTGGACGGACATATCATATAAAATTTCGACTCTCACAAGAAAGTCAGTCTTAGCTTTTTTTCGCCGCGTAATGAAGCCGGTCAACTTGggcttttctggaaaaaaaaatgggttcattacacgagtaaatatggTGTGTTAGCAGTTTATACAGTTCTGCAAGCAGAAATGCAGATTATTCACATTTTTTGCACACTGTATCACAGGTGATATGCCAGACATTACGGGGTCAGTGGAGCTCACAAGTTTGCTTCCTCAGTTGTAGCAGCCTGGCTCTTGTGCAcactttgctgttttttttgtgtgtgtgtgcatgcatggaACTCTGCCCTGTAATCGTTTCCTGGGGTGCCTAATGGCAGGGAAAAATGACCCACTGAAAGTCACTGTGGAATTGCTTTTTGAAATTGGTGCAGAGGAATGTACTTGTCTTGAATTGCTGTCCGATTTCATGCAGGTCTATCAGGCACCTACAGGAGGCATCACAGACGGATGGCAAGGCAGCCATCAACCTGGAGAAACTCAAGCTGTTTCGGCACTTCTATGTCATGGTGAGGTTGCAACCTGCACCAGCCTGCATATAGGCAGAGGTGATAGTGCAAGCGTACTTCGGCAGAAAATAGTGCAAATAAATGTGAATCCCTGGGGCTAAGCTTTCTGACAGTGCAcaattaatttttttctgaaatcaCAACATCACATGAAAAGTATGGTCTCAGTCCATTGGAGCACGGTGGCAAACAGGGTCGTTTCTAGTCCCTGAaaagcttttatttattttttctcttgcagATTGTGTGCTACATCTACTTCACCAGGATCATTGTGTTTCTGCTGAAGGTAAGATGGTTTTATGTTGTAGCATGAAAATTTGGCCAAGCAAAGAACTGCTATTTGCCAAAAGCCACCTCAGCGCGAGACAAAAGATGCTGAGAAAGAAGACTTGACGGGGACATGCAAGTCTTAGTGTCTTTTCTTCTTGCACTAAGGTGTCCTAACTGTGAGTGCCAGTTAGCCCGGCAGCAAGTTTTGTCCTACTGCTGTAATTGCAATGCACAGCCAGATTGATTTTGCACCCATCTGTGGGGCAGAGCCCAGTGTGATCGCTTTGGTGAAGTGCCTGCTTTGCACAGATCACGGTGCCATTCCGGTACGAGTGGCTGGACGAGCTGTTCCGCGAGGGGGCCACGCTCATCTTCTTTGTGTTGACGGGCTACAAGTTCCGGCCCACCCAGTCCAACCCCTACTTCCGCCTCTCTCAGGACGATCAGGAAGAGATGGAGGAAGTGTGAGTGCGCTCTTTGATATGCCACCGAGCTGGTCTCATCATCATCCCTCGCGTCATTCGAGAAACCCTTTTGCCATTTGGCTTCGCTAGTGGCACAGGTGAAGCCGGCATATGCGGGCTAGCATATCAAGAATGACCTGCAGTCTGCTAAGCCATTGCTGATTCAAGCAGTAGGGCTTGGGGCTttttgaagtaaaatagcacAAGCACATGCAACCACAGGAGGACAAGAAAACAACACTACACAGAATGGCActgttctttgttgtttgcattgttctgtgctgtgtccttttcATCCCCCTGTCGCCATCTGTGTTCAGGCTATTTTACTGCAAAGTATGTTCTCAACCTGCTAGCCCAGTACCAAGATTGACTGGTGCACTTGGGACATGTCATTAGCAAATGGAAGTGCAGCCTGTGTCTCATTCAGCTGCAGAACTCGAGTTCACCTTTGTGTTCTAGTAGTAGCAGTGGCCGCCCGCCCATTTCACGTGAAGGCATTCTACATTTCTTAGCTAAATATCTGAAGTTGACAGAGTACCTTTTTAACCTCTCAAGGTACCTCAAAAAGTTTTGGTTAGAAAGCTACAGATGAGCAGTTCTTAGACAGAGGCCCATGACTGGTCCTTGAAGGTATTTGTAATGTCACTGAAGATCTTCTTTGAAGACCCTTAATCTCATGGATGAATGACTAGGTGTAGGAGAATGGCATGTGCATATTAAAATCATGTACCATGTTTGCATAGATATGCTGAGAGTTTCTTCTTCCGAATCATCTGCTTCAGAATCCACCTCGTGTTGCCGTTTTTACTCACGTAATGAATGCACTTTCTTTATCCGAAAAATTTTCTTAAAAATACGGGGCTGCATTCAGTACACAAGGTAAAATAGTCATAGAAAAGTTTCAGTAAAAATGGCACAAAAAATATGCTGGTGGAATAAATGTTTCATCCATACGACTCACATTctaagcaaaacaaaacacactCTTCAGCACGGCTTCCATGCTGAAGGCAGCACAGAAGGTAGCACAGTCGGAGGCTATGGGGTCTTGGGGTTGGTGTCTTGAAATGGTAAGCTTTGGCTCTGTGGCCTGGAGGACCCCTCCTGGTCCATTTTGTGGACTAGTATCTTGGAGGACAGTGATGCACAGTAGGTGCTATAGTTGTAGTCAAGGATCAAggattggtgtgaggtgctgtaTTTTAATCTCCAGTAGGACATTGCTTTGGTTGCAAGGGTCAGGCGGTGATCTTCGCAATGTGCTCCTGTTTTCTCCTCAACAGTGCTATGCAAGGTGATTTGTTGAACTAAGTAGATAGGAGCATATATTGGGCATTTCAGCTAAgtttatacaatttttaaaaataggctttttgagttggaagagcgctttttttggcatagcagtCCAGCaatgtagcacatcagaatgcagctaggACGTGCAACTAGCAAACTGGTTAACTAgccttgaatagttaactttttaactattatgtTAGGCCccttaattattcagaggcatgtagcccaccataagtaacatccataacagtttttagaatttcgacaaCGCAGTTATTCTcagcgctgtgacccaacaaatgtTGGCTATTTTGACGGGTTACATGCACtgtagaggttgctttgcctgcgagcttctccaaagcgcatgtattttggcgtgatgtagccaaaatttgttgggccgcagcgccaagggtaacctcgttttcaaaattctaaaaactgtcaTGTATATTAGGTACTTACAGTGGGCTGCATGCCTCtcgataattaaggagcctaacggtaatagttcaaaagttaactattcaatagtaaaacctcgttgatacgttttttttaaatgcgagaaaaaaacgtattatccgggaaaacgtatgatccaaactCACCTTGATTTCCGAAAATCAAGACTCGAGAACGATGTGCAAGGGCATTTATTTCCATTTTCACTGCTTAAAGTAGTCGACCAGCGTTCGCTGATGAAGGGTGCGACCATTAGAAAGGTAGAGCTGCTTTTCTAGCTCACGAATGTTCTTATCTGCAGCGCTGTTCTCTTTGTCGCGGAAAAAACTCCGCAGCGCATCTagtccggcggcggcctgggcgaAAGTAGTCGGGATGTcctcttcgtcgtcttcgtcgctaTCAGACGCTTCGCCGCCTCGTACCTCGGCCACTATTTCGGCTACGCTTTGCGGCTCACAGGTCAGCACGTTGTCGTCGACGGCAACAAACTCTGAAAACAAGCCATCGGCACCGGTTGACCGAAACTCTTCGTCGATCTCTGCATAGTCATCGCTGGGCTCCTGGGTCTCCTCGGCCCCTGGCACGCGCCGAAAACCGCACTTGTGAAAACAGTTACGCACAGTATCGCTCGTAACGCTTTCCCACGAACTGACCAAGTAGTGCATTGCGTCTAGCAACGACAACTTCCCCGGGTCCTGCTGTCGTGAGACACGAGCCAGGAATCGTCGCACAATGCACTTTCTGTACAAGTGCTTCACGTTTTTTATAATCCCAGCGTCTAAGGGCTGTAGATGACTCGTTGTGTTGCTCGGAAGAAAAATGACGCGGGCGTTTCGAAGAAAAGAAGTGTCCTTCGGGTGGGCCGCGCAATTGTCTAGAAACAGCAGCCCGTTCCGTCCTCTCGATCCGAGTCGTCCGTCGAGGTACCGAAGGAACATTTCAAAAATGCTGCAGGTCATCCACGCCTTTGTGTTATTTTTATAAACACAAGGCAAATGTGCAATATTGCGCAAACAGCGCGGGTTCTTTGCTTTCCCAATTACCCAAGGCTTGAGCATATCGCTCCCATCTTCATTGCAGCATAAAAGGACCGTCACGCGGTCTTTGCTTACTTTGCCGCCGTGACAATCGTCGCCTTTCAGGCACAGCGTTTTGTTCGATTGTACCTTGAAGAACAGTCCCAGTTCATCGTCGTTGTACACGTCTCGTGGATCGTGTGcattaaggggggatgagggtcttgaaaactttttttttatttcttaacatatcttcctgaaaattggcatgcagatatatctttgaatgctaatcccaaatatatattcagattttatatatctcatctagaaatgaagatatggcaaaataatttatgccacttaggtcttttcttacgggccattatggtggtttcttaattaaaaaaactagttttaaagtaatgctgtcattcctaagggcccattgcacatcctaaagctaaagaaatttttaaaaagtcatcacataggtcatgaatgaataacaaagtaggaaagaaaaaaacaatgtgggagtaattagcttagatctgacctaattgctagtctattgggtttaatgaaaattggaaagctttaggatgtagctgaggtgttgctgaaaaaaatgatacctacttcaataaaatcagtcgatgcaaacattatgaaaagttccgtaaggcaaaggcatttgatcaaaaaagcaaagctgagaaaattgcattcaaagttttgcttactctgccatttttgtttactgatcatatggaaaaatttaatgctttagcatgccgcccagtcattgctgaacacaataacaccaaatttacagaaatctgttcatgtaaagattatgaaaacctctgtattgcattggcacttgacaaaaaaaaagctccgaaaatcacttgctattttctttgaatctgccacacattcacaaaagtcctgggcagtagtcctgggtgctgtcaggcttgtgcttcttggccatcctcttcttcaccttttcagcattggtgtgacccttatcagacctgcacagcctctgttttatctttttcaaggctcctaccaatgaggcagctcccaggcctgtaaccaagctgtgctgcaacagctctgctggttgttgccattccttggttgaagcgagaaactgcttcttgcgaggttaaaaacaggacagtgaggagtgtctaatgcgaatgttcaaatgttcaagcttcagcttagagcgcacaacgtcttggcgctctgccaagttcgccgagccccccccccccccaggagctctcctcaaaatatatatatatattaaaaaaaaaacaaatgacgttatcagcggcggcagcggcttggcgcgctgccaaggtccgcgctgcgcgtgcttgtcgaagcgttgagcacgcgagctcggttcagccgcgtccgtcggcacgaagcggcgtgcgcaaacgccgaagtcgacgttaggcttaggtcagccggctcggccgcttccgacgacacggaattcgaagcggcttgcagcgtatcaaaagtcgatattttccacgggcttagtccaggcacatccaccggcactgcagagacttgcggcaacaccgaagttgacggcgatcggcattgtccagccgcgtccaccggcgatgctggcgtcaacagggTTTTGTTCAGCtgcgtccaccggcgaagctgttgttggcgagctcagtccagccgcatccaccgagggtacagcagcttgcggcattaccgaagctgcagttctcgacgatgcagcgctctacttattccatgcgcgtctctttttgccgactgtttttcgcgtgcttgctttcaagcgcgcgtctcgggccatcgtgacacacggaacaaagacaccaggcaggcaaatacacgcaaaagcacgaaattcggggctaaaagaagcgattcaatagccaaaatgtctacaataacgataaggaaaacggcagaacgaaaaatactaggaaacaaagaggagcgcgaaaaatgacgggcgtgcaggcgaaagcagacgacgggaaggagccgaacaacgcggccgcggggggcaaagcatgcgtcacggccaatcagagggctgcgcctcgaggagcgcccgttttacccaatcggcggcTGTCTCGCGACGCATTCCCCCTTGCGAACGGGTGCTGatagctccgctgtgcgagggtctacagcttgccgagaggcgccaaattggagagcgggaaaccagctttcaaacgagaccaagatggcgccgatcggttcgcgtcgcgcggagctacggcagcttgaaaatggggcaaaccttcgcgcttggcgttcaatttcggctcaccgacgtttctaaattgccgtttttttcatactttgagttggaattcagctaaaatattttgtagaggcatagttgggacattaaagacttcaagatcgcaatttttgaaaattgccatttttgaccatttttcgcgatttcaagacccgcgtccccccttaaaaaTTCCGGGCAGCAACGAAATCCAGTTTTCGATGTCAGCTGGATTGACGCTTGCAGCTTTGCCGTTCACTTGCCGATACGCGATGGCATGCCGAGCTCGAAATCGGCTAATCCAGCCATTCGAGGCGGTGAAGTCATCAATCCCAAGCACATCTGCAATTTCCATTGCTTTCTCGCGAAGAATACTTCCGTCAAAGTTGACACCGGACGCTCTCGCTTGTTTGAACCACTTCAGAAGTGCTTCTTCCAGCT comes from the Amblyomma americanum isolate KBUSLIRL-KWMA chromosome 1, ASM5285725v1, whole genome shotgun sequence genome and includes:
- the LOC144116304 gene encoding protein GPR107 gives rise to the protein MIVIPLQLLANVAQIIMEESEEGESQHTTWREVFILVDLLCCGAILFPVVWSIRHLQEASQTDGKAAINLEKLKLFRHFYVMIVCYIYFTRIIVFLLKITVPFRYEWLDELFREGATLIFFVLTGYKFRPTQSNPYFRLSQDDQEEMEEVLTQTGLTENVSKTLRNRDIHDEKGLTATKRESSHEYD